A stretch of Exiguobacterium sp. BMC-KP DNA encodes these proteins:
- a CDS encoding AI-2E family transporter — protein MSRLISNRSFRIGLFILLILSIIYMARLVDFLFYPLFVLFTTIFTPFILAGILFYLSVGFVDLLERRLHSRKLAIFIVLALLFSFVILFFLTLFPLITKQLLAFVAAVPGFAERLYAQVLSLYAKYGTSIPSLDDNISSFESSMKSASSLLGNLFSSIAGSILWLIQFIASTVFTLFIALFLYVFMLVDGKKLPYAIVRFIPLSYREEALLILKDMNGTIRSYVRAQLIVCTFVGSLATVVLWWLDIPYFLPLGLFIFATNIIPYLGPFLGAAPAVVIGFLDEPIKGLYAIIGITIVQQLDANVISPLVQGKSLKVHPITITVVLLVAGQLAGILGMLLAVPFYAVAKVTVLNIMKLAQLRNHALRTDEPVPDRVPKDPT, from the coding sequence TTGTCCAGATTGATTTCCAATCGTTCCTTTCGTATTGGTCTGTTCATCTTGCTCATCCTCAGTATCATTTATATGGCGCGGCTCGTCGACTTTCTCTTTTATCCGTTATTTGTCCTCTTCACGACGATTTTCACCCCTTTCATCTTAGCTGGTATCTTATTTTATCTATCTGTCGGCTTCGTCGATTTACTCGAACGTCGTCTCCACTCCCGTAAATTGGCGATTTTCATCGTCTTAGCACTCTTGTTCAGTTTCGTCATCCTATTCTTCCTAACCTTATTCCCGCTCATCACGAAACAACTTCTCGCCTTCGTCGCTGCCGTACCTGGATTCGCCGAACGCTTGTATGCTCAAGTCTTATCCTTATACGCGAAATATGGAACGTCCATTCCATCCCTTGACGACAATATTTCTTCCTTTGAGAGTTCGATGAAAAGTGCGTCGTCACTTCTTGGGAATCTCTTCTCGTCGATTGCCGGATCCATCTTATGGTTGATTCAGTTCATTGCTTCAACGGTCTTCACGTTGTTCATCGCCCTGTTCTTATATGTCTTCATGCTCGTTGATGGGAAAAAGTTACCTTACGCCATCGTTCGCTTCATTCCGTTGAGTTATCGAGAGGAAGCCTTACTCATTTTAAAGGATATGAATGGAACGATTCGCTCATATGTCCGAGCTCAACTAATCGTCTGTACATTCGTCGGAAGTCTCGCAACAGTTGTTCTCTGGTGGCTTGATATTCCGTATTTTTTACCACTTGGACTATTCATCTTTGCGACGAACATCATCCCGTACCTCGGACCATTCCTTGGTGCCGCCCCAGCAGTCGTAATCGGCTTTTTAGATGAACCGATCAAAGGATTATATGCCATCATCGGTATTACGATCGTGCAACAACTCGATGCCAACGTCATCTCCCCACTCGTTCAAGGAAAGTCACTAAAAGTTCATCCGATTACGATCACGGTCGTCTTACTTGTCGCTGGGCAACTCGCAGGGATTCTCGGTATGTTACTCGCCGTTCCGTTTTATGCCGTCGCGAAAGTCACGGTTCTTAACATCATGAAGCTGGCACAACTCCGAAATCACGCCCTACGAACGGATGAACCAGTTCCGGATCGTGTCCCGAAAGACCCAACATAA
- a CDS encoding M20/M25/M40 family metallo-hydrolase produces the protein MSTARLIQEFKELVRIDSVSFAEGPFQRELIQRFQALGLTIEEDTSKEKTGLGANNFIARLEGDASVEPLFFSSHMDTVSPGQGIQPCERDGRIESDQTTILGADDKAGIAIMLEVIKRLKEQQIPHGPLEFILTAGEEVGLLGAKAVDMEMLRATYGYVLDNGGPVGGIITTSPSMYRLDVKVTGRAAHAGLEPEKGISAIEVSAQAISRMKLGRIDHETTANIGLVQGGTAMNVVMEQLEFVGEVRSFDHYKCLEQVKMMETLLNEAVSTYGAKLEFHATPLITGYHFEETHPLLVHAKTCLETIGRRARFERSGGGTDANVFNERGKVVVNLSIGYDEIHTVNEYIPIDEFEQAVILALKLVQQMPSFSV, from the coding sequence ATGTCAACAGCTCGACTCATTCAAGAATTCAAGGAACTCGTACGAATCGACTCTGTATCTTTTGCAGAAGGTCCATTCCAGCGGGAGTTGATTCAGCGTTTTCAAGCTCTCGGTCTAACGATTGAGGAAGATACATCAAAAGAAAAAACGGGACTTGGAGCAAATAACTTCATTGCCCGGCTTGAGGGGGATGCATCGGTCGAACCACTCTTTTTTTCATCGCATATGGATACGGTCTCTCCTGGTCAAGGCATTCAACCGTGTGAACGAGACGGTCGGATCGAATCTGATCAGACGACGATTCTTGGAGCGGATGATAAGGCAGGAATCGCAATCATGCTCGAAGTGATCAAGCGTCTAAAAGAGCAACAAATCCCGCATGGTCCCCTCGAATTTATTCTGACGGCAGGTGAGGAAGTGGGATTGTTAGGCGCAAAAGCTGTCGATATGGAAATGTTACGGGCAACGTATGGTTATGTCCTTGATAACGGTGGTCCAGTCGGTGGAATCATCACGACGAGTCCATCGATGTATCGATTGGATGTAAAAGTGACTGGACGAGCTGCTCATGCTGGTCTGGAACCGGAAAAAGGGATATCAGCAATTGAAGTTTCTGCTCAAGCGATTAGTCGAATGAAACTAGGACGGATTGATCACGAAACGACAGCGAACATCGGTCTCGTACAAGGGGGAACGGCGATGAACGTCGTCATGGAACAGTTAGAATTCGTGGGAGAAGTCCGCTCGTTTGATCATTATAAGTGCTTGGAGCAAGTCAAAATGATGGAAACGCTGCTAAACGAAGCGGTCTCGACATACGGAGCAAAACTGGAATTTCATGCGACACCACTCATCACGGGATATCACTTTGAAGAGACACATCCGTTACTCGTCCATGCTAAAACATGTCTTGAAACAATCGGAAGACGTGCTCGATTTGAACGAAGTGGCGGAGGCACAGATGCTAATGTCTTCAATGAACGAGGGAAAGTCGTCGTGAATCTATCGATTGGATATGATGAAATTCATACAGTGAATGAATATATTCCGATTGATGAGTTCGAACAAGCCGTCATCCTCGCTCTTAAGCTCGTACAGCAGATGCCCTCGTTCTCAGTATGA
- a CDS encoding VLRF1 family aeRF1-type release factor — translation MGFQEDISRLKQYSGESVLSVYLSTAPDKRNQWQTVLRNERKRILSEHENQSAIEKCFDAVERAIQERRTQLLRSVVTFFTSDGQLKELHLLQVDVTDEVSYGPKANVNQLEVLDHQFPRTGIVLTHLDSATILDVRIGEVESKRDYELDLDTGQWRRYQGRSARQGASSSSQSDDFQARVNQQAERFYRDLASEIDTLRQTQDWERLILIGERSQASYLEQALKAKPDQVIHKNLSQASNQQLLQHVF, via the coding sequence ATGGGGTTTCAAGAGGATATCAGTCGTCTGAAACAGTATTCGGGTGAGTCAGTTTTATCCGTATACTTGAGTACGGCACCTGACAAACGGAATCAATGGCAAACGGTCTTACGCAATGAACGAAAACGCATCCTGTCTGAACACGAAAATCAATCAGCGATTGAGAAGTGCTTTGATGCTGTGGAACGGGCGATTCAAGAACGTCGAACGCAACTCTTACGGAGTGTCGTTACCTTTTTTACGAGCGATGGTCAATTGAAGGAACTACATCTGTTACAAGTAGACGTGACCGACGAAGTCAGCTACGGACCAAAAGCAAACGTCAATCAATTAGAGGTCCTCGATCATCAGTTTCCGAGAACAGGTATCGTTTTGACACATCTTGATTCTGCGACGATACTTGATGTCCGGATCGGAGAAGTTGAGTCAAAACGGGACTATGAACTTGATTTAGACACGGGACAGTGGCGTCGTTATCAAGGACGTAGTGCACGACAAGGTGCGTCAAGCAGTAGTCAGTCGGACGATTTTCAAGCACGTGTCAATCAGCAAGCAGAGCGCTTCTATCGCGATTTAGCGTCTGAGATCGATACATTACGACAGACACAAGACTGGGAACGGCTGATTTTAATTGGTGAGCGGAGTCAGGCGAGTTATTTGGAACAAGCGTTGAAGGCGAAACCGGATCAAGTGATTCATAAAAATTTATCGCAAGCGAGTAATCAACAGTTACTCCAACATGTATTTTGA
- a CDS encoding C45 family autoproteolytic acyltransferase/hydolase, translated as MQRVANEITQFRGSHYDFGREQGRYVKRNQMLHNREDNWKIRVPRFQVDPVETKEMFLRYAPHIWDELLGLQDELELSLPDTLLHFGHYRVEGPKSGCSIMTGDNFLVRNYDYHPMTYDGRFSVFQPNDGGSAIIGPASRVTGRMDGMNEHGLAMGYNFINRRRPGDGFVSFMIGRIILEMCTSVDDAISLVKEIPHRGSFTYVVHDKSARSFVIEATARDVQVRESNMCTNHFDLLQHENRYHLDDSKRRMMELKTHQHMIQDAESAFRLLNDTDKGVFADLYAQWAGTIHTSAYFPEELKVWFALGGDQQPVTFDFADWLAGNDFAASEITGELETNIQFANTLQTWR; from the coding sequence ATGCAACGTGTAGCTAATGAGATCACCCAATTCCGCGGCAGTCATTACGATTTTGGTCGCGAACAAGGACGTTACGTCAAACGCAACCAGATGCTCCATAACCGGGAGGACAACTGGAAAATTCGAGTTCCGCGTTTTCAAGTCGATCCGGTCGAAACGAAGGAGATGTTTCTTCGATATGCTCCGCATATTTGGGACGAGTTACTCGGACTCCAGGACGAACTCGAATTATCACTTCCGGATACGTTACTCCATTTCGGGCATTACCGGGTCGAAGGACCAAAAAGCGGTTGTTCGATTATGACCGGCGATAACTTCCTCGTCCGTAATTACGACTACCATCCGATGACGTATGATGGACGATTTTCTGTCTTTCAACCGAACGACGGTGGTTCAGCGATCATCGGTCCGGCCTCGCGTGTGACCGGACGAATGGACGGGATGAATGAACATGGTCTTGCGATGGGCTATAATTTCATTAACCGTCGTCGCCCAGGAGACGGATTCGTTAGCTTCATGATTGGACGAATTATTTTAGAAATGTGTACATCAGTTGATGATGCGATCTCACTCGTAAAAGAAATTCCGCATCGCGGTTCGTTCACGTACGTCGTCCATGACAAATCGGCGCGTTCGTTCGTCATCGAGGCGACGGCACGCGACGTTCAAGTGAGAGAGTCGAATATGTGCACGAACCATTTCGACTTGCTTCAACATGAGAATCGCTACCACCTCGATGACTCAAAACGCCGGATGATGGAGCTGAAGACCCATCAACATATGATTCAAGACGCAGAATCAGCATTTCGTCTTCTCAACGATACCGATAAAGGAGTCTTTGCCGATCTGTATGCCCAGTGGGCAGGCACGATTCATACGTCTGCCTACTTCCCAGAAGAGTTAAAGGTCTGGTTCGCCCTCGGTGGTGATCAGCAACCGGTCACGTTCGACTTTGCCGACTGGCTTGCTGGCAATGACTTTGCAGCAAGCGAGATCACAGGAGAACTTGAGACAAACATCCAGTTCGCGAATACATTACAAACATGGCGTTAA
- a CDS encoding methyl-accepting chemotaxis protein, producing the protein MKHMSVRRKIQALIATAVVAMLLIAGAGLYFLNQMSNASRTMYQENLLPIQEVAQIRIDTRALDSFLVEMILTKDATRIDELQAEIDTRQAQIRSSVNKVADTGQFTKQSEKQLEDLKDNVLAYDNGMSIVQDAASRNENEEAYKSYSENLEQVRDNVASSAKSLMASMTKQAKELNAQNQAEKQTAFYLMLGIILVGVILFVGLALYIIRLITRPIRQLQGWMDQSGNGDLTVRGDYDSKDELGQLTTSFNDMIISQQQVVLELTGTAERVAVASDELSVNAESTTKATEMVAVTMEEMASGASQQLHQVSDASRTIEELTTSVRYVAGNAQQMTERTSDAMDKVALGGQVVGTLGTQMGRIQEDFNRLSQVIDGLGNRSQEIGQITDSIKGVAAQTNLLALNAAIEAARAGEQGRGFAVVAAEVKTLAEQSAVSAKQIETLIRIIQQETEASVVSMEKVSTEMTSGIEVVDQAGASFADIETAITDVTGHVEEVSGAVQEMAAASEQIASVMRTIQAVTEGTAAGTQNISASTEEQMASMEEISSASQSLATMADDLKQVTGRFTV; encoded by the coding sequence ATGAAACACATGTCAGTCAGACGGAAGATACAAGCTTTGATCGCAACAGCCGTCGTTGCGATGCTATTAATCGCGGGAGCAGGACTCTATTTTCTAAATCAGATGTCGAATGCTTCACGCACGATGTATCAGGAAAATCTGTTACCAATTCAAGAAGTAGCCCAGATTCGAATCGATACACGTGCGCTCGACTCATTTTTAGTCGAGATGATTTTGACGAAAGATGCGACACGTATTGATGAGTTACAAGCTGAAATCGATACGCGCCAAGCGCAGATTCGCTCATCTGTCAATAAAGTTGCAGATACAGGACAATTCACGAAACAGTCCGAAAAACAATTAGAGGACTTAAAGGATAACGTCCTTGCCTACGACAATGGGATGAGTATCGTTCAGGATGCCGCATCACGAAATGAAAATGAGGAAGCGTATAAATCCTATTCTGAAAATCTCGAACAGGTTCGGGATAATGTTGCGAGTTCAGCAAAATCCTTGATGGCCTCGATGACAAAACAAGCGAAGGAACTAAATGCACAAAATCAGGCAGAAAAACAGACAGCCTTTTACTTAATGCTTGGAATCATCTTAGTAGGAGTCATCTTATTTGTCGGACTCGCTTTATACATCATTCGGTTGATTACACGTCCGATTCGTCAATTACAAGGGTGGATGGATCAGTCTGGTAACGGTGATTTGACGGTTCGAGGCGACTATGATTCGAAAGACGAACTCGGTCAATTGACGACGTCATTTAACGACATGATTATCTCGCAACAGCAGGTCGTTCTCGAACTAACAGGAACGGCAGAACGTGTCGCTGTTGCGTCGGACGAACTAAGTGTGAATGCGGAATCTACGACGAAAGCGACGGAAATGGTCGCTGTAACGATGGAAGAGATGGCAAGCGGTGCGAGCCAGCAGCTTCATCAAGTCTCAGACGCTTCCCGGACAATCGAAGAACTGACGACGTCCGTCCGCTATGTTGCGGGTAATGCACAACAGATGACGGAGCGGACTTCAGACGCTATGGATAAGGTCGCGCTCGGTGGTCAAGTCGTTGGAACACTCGGTACACAAATGGGACGAATTCAAGAAGATTTCAACCGTCTCAGTCAGGTCATCGATGGCCTCGGAAATCGGTCACAAGAAATCGGACAAATCACGGATTCAATCAAAGGTGTTGCTGCACAGACGAATTTACTAGCGTTAAATGCGGCAATCGAAGCTGCACGCGCTGGGGAACAAGGACGCGGGTTCGCTGTCGTCGCTGCTGAGGTCAAGACATTGGCTGAACAATCTGCCGTCTCAGCGAAACAGATTGAGACATTGATTCGAATCATTCAGCAAGAGACCGAAGCATCGGTCGTCTCAATGGAAAAAGTATCAACGGAGATGACGAGCGGGATTGAAGTCGTCGATCAAGCCGGTGCTTCATTTGCCGATATCGAGACAGCTATCACCGACGTGACAGGGCACGTCGAAGAAGTATCTGGAGCTGTCCAAGAAATGGCAGCAGCGAGTGAACAGATTGCTTCTGTCATGCGAACGATTCAAGCGGTGACGGAAGGAACAGCTGCCGGCACACAAAATATTTCTGCTTCGACTGAGGAACAAATGGCATCGATGGAAGAAATCTCATCGGCGTCACAATCCCTTGCGACGATGGCGGATGATTTGAAACAAGTGACAGGTCGATTTACCGTATAA
- a CDS encoding GNAT family N-acetyltransferase, which produces MEFQTLRTDRLDLVRVSADHVDELYTILSDLRVTRFYGIDPLTSIEEAEQIIASFDQTFIVRRGIRWGMIDRHTGRFIGTVGLNNWSPYAKKAELGFELHPDFWRQGYVSEAVQEVIRFSFEELALYRLGAVTFLENEASYRLLEKLGFRFEGVLRGYLYQCEQSHDARMYGRLCTDIVTSAATIEETV; this is translated from the coding sequence ATGGAATTTCAAACACTTAGGACAGATAGACTTGATTTGGTACGTGTTTCAGCAGACCATGTCGACGAACTATATACGATATTGTCCGATCTACGCGTAACACGTTTCTATGGAATTGATCCATTGACATCAATCGAAGAAGCAGAACAAATCATTGCATCATTTGATCAAACGTTTATCGTAAGACGCGGTATTCGTTGGGGAATGATTGATCGACATACGGGACGCTTCATCGGAACGGTCGGACTTAATAACTGGAGTCCGTATGCGAAGAAAGCAGAACTTGGATTCGAATTGCACCCAGATTTCTGGCGACAAGGCTATGTATCGGAAGCTGTCCAGGAAGTCATCCGTTTTTCATTTGAAGAGCTAGCTCTCTATCGATTAGGAGCGGTGACATTTCTTGAGAACGAAGCATCGTATCGCTTACTTGAAAAACTCGGTTTTCGGTTTGAGGGTGTTTTACGTGGCTACCTCTATCAATGCGAACAATCGCACGACGCTCGCATGTACGGACGCTTATGTACAGATATCGTTACGAGTGCGGCAACGATTGAAGAAACTGTTTGA
- a CDS encoding DNA topology modulation protein: MRKIILIGSGGSGKSTLARALKEKLDYPVDHLDALLWRANWQAVPRNEQRLIQQTLTSRDTWIIDGNYGGTLDLRINAADTIIFLDLPRTLCLYRALKRTWRYRKTSRPDMAAGCSEKFSLNFLKWIWRFPVDKRPDILSTLETTTDKRIIHLRSRRAVKQFLQSLPHS; encoded by the coding sequence ATGCGGAAAATCATTTTGATAGGATCTGGTGGATCCGGCAAATCAACTCTTGCCCGTGCGCTGAAAGAGAAACTCGACTATCCCGTCGATCACCTTGACGCCTTATTATGGCGTGCCAACTGGCAAGCGGTTCCCCGAAACGAACAACGCTTAATTCAACAAACACTTACATCACGCGACACATGGATCATCGATGGTAACTACGGTGGAACGCTCGATTTACGAATCAACGCAGCTGATACGATCATCTTCCTTGATTTACCGCGGACGCTTTGTCTTTACCGAGCACTAAAACGGACATGGCGCTATCGCAAGACCAGTCGACCGGACATGGCGGCAGGTTGCTCCGAGAAGTTCTCACTCAATTTTCTAAAATGGATTTGGCGTTTTCCGGTTGATAAACGCCCAGATATTCTTTCAACACTTGAAACTACTACCGATAAACGGATCATTCACTTAAGGTCCCGCCGCGCCGTCAAACAGTTTCTTCAATCGTTGCCGCACTCGTAA
- a CDS encoding bacteriorhodopsin yields MEDVNLLVLATQYMFWVGFVGMAAGTLYFLVERNSLAPEYRSTATVAALVTFVAAIHYYFMKQAVGESGLLSEIDGFPTEIRYIDWLVTTPLLLIKFPLLLGLKGGKGRSLLTKLVIADIIMIIGGYIGESSINLAGGFTQLGLWAYVVGCIAWFYIIYLLFTNVTKAAEDKPAPIRKALLQMRLFILIGWAIYPVGYAVTLFAPGIEVQLVRELIYNFADLINKVGFGLIAFFAVKTMSAAQKTKSI; encoded by the coding sequence ATGGAAGATGTCAACCTTCTCGTTCTTGCGACCCAGTACATGTTCTGGGTCGGATTTGTCGGAATGGCCGCTGGTACGCTCTATTTTCTCGTCGAACGAAATTCCCTCGCCCCAGAATACCGCTCGACCGCAACAGTCGCTGCACTCGTCACGTTCGTCGCCGCGATTCATTACTATTTCATGAAGCAGGCTGTTGGGGAATCCGGTTTGTTGTCGGAGATCGATGGCTTTCCGACTGAAATCCGCTACATCGATTGGCTTGTGACGACGCCTCTCTTGTTGATCAAGTTTCCACTGTTACTCGGTTTAAAAGGTGGGAAAGGACGTTCCCTTCTGACGAAACTCGTCATCGCGGACATCATCATGATCATCGGTGGTTATATCGGAGAGTCGTCCATCAATCTAGCGGGTGGCTTCACACAACTCGGTCTTTGGGCATACGTCGTTGGTTGTATCGCATGGTTTTATATCATTTATCTCTTGTTCACGAATGTCACGAAAGCCGCTGAAGATAAACCCGCACCGATTCGAAAAGCCTTGCTGCAAATGCGCTTGTTCATCTTGATTGGCTGGGCAATCTATCCGGTCGGTTACGCCGTCACCTTATTTGCACCCGGCATCGAGGTGCAGCTCGTCCGCGAATTGATTTATAATTTTGCCGACTTGATCAATAAAGTAGGATTCGGTCTGATTGCCTTCTTCGCAGTCAAGACGATGTCCGCAGCACAAAAAACAAAATCCATTTAA
- a CDS encoding VOC family protein translates to MTIKRTDHISLNVENLEEAIRFFTLCGLEVRERWEMEGTLLDQLLDLKGAKTECVALGLPGETIWFELVRFKEPRDSSKKIHPVYANGFRHLCFEVTALDALINRLANIGYHPIGSVADYERDYRLCYVRGPEGVIVELAEKIDPN, encoded by the coding sequence ATGACGATTAAACGAACAGACCATATCAGCTTGAATGTCGAGAATCTTGAAGAAGCGATTCGCTTTTTTACGCTTTGTGGTCTTGAAGTGCGCGAACGGTGGGAGATGGAAGGAACACTCCTAGATCAGCTACTAGACTTAAAAGGGGCAAAAACGGAATGTGTCGCACTCGGATTACCAGGTGAAACAATCTGGTTTGAACTCGTTCGCTTTAAGGAGCCGCGTGATTCTTCTAAGAAAATTCATCCGGTCTACGCGAATGGATTCCGTCATCTCTGTTTTGAAGTAACGGCACTCGACGCACTCATCAATCGTCTAGCGAATATTGGCTATCATCCGATCGGAAGCGTAGCGGATTATGAACGCGACTATCGTCTCTGTTATGTACGTGGACCAGAAGGTGTGATTGTTGAGCTGGCAGAAAAAATCGATCCCAATTAA
- a CDS encoding YusW family protein, producing MKAKRLTGYGVATLFAMSLMVSGCGNDDTSTDKVEEGSTNSNTTDDTMNNDDTMQDKDTVTKNADTDYGFNSLSIEADVDGDNDAIDISYDRDNDGTEAEYRYKGEQKQGDDAMTELDAKLKNLKIDADTSEADVIGEVERVFAIQDASRLEVDIEFSDGTEKEYKK from the coding sequence ATGAAAGCGAAGCGCTTAACAGGGTACGGTGTTGCCACATTATTCGCCATGAGTTTGATGGTGTCAGGTTGCGGAAATGACGACACTTCGACAGACAAAGTCGAAGAAGGGTCGACGAATTCGAACACGACAGACGATACGATGAACAATGACGATACGATGCAAGATAAGGATACCGTAACGAAAAATGCCGATACGGATTATGGCTTCAACAGTCTATCGATTGAGGCGGACGTCGACGGGGATAATGATGCCATTGATATTAGTTATGACCGGGATAACGATGGCACGGAAGCGGAATACCGTTATAAGGGAGAGCAAAAGCAAGGGGACGACGCGATGACGGAACTCGATGCGAAGCTCAAGAACTTAAAGATTGATGCGGATACATCAGAAGCAGACGTCATCGGGGAGGTCGAGCGTGTGTTTGCGATCCAAGATGCTTCACGCTTAGAAGTTGACATCGAATTCTCAGACGGGACCGAAAAAGAGTATAAAAAATAA
- a CDS encoding endonuclease/exonuclease/phosphatase family protein, which produces MSHSLSIATYNIWHHPHKRQERFKALCAEIKQHQPDILLLQEVMSTFQPDEPFVSIAEHLAQATGYPYMMMDPYMDSPDEGLAILTKLPFERTDSSAVATRNINHHCAIRIPFTMDGVQFAVTNIHFNWRASDIRLDQLQFVNEWIASQTDDATIEFLGGDFNDCPGSPLHHAALREWVDLADSFATRTGQVAAATLNPVTNPHLASNDGVTTPVRYDWLLCQRSPSPVTLQHVQLIGNKRLTHHPLPSDHYGVLAHLTLH; this is translated from the coding sequence ATGAGTCATTCGTTATCGATCGCGACCTATAACATTTGGCATCATCCGCACAAACGACAAGAACGGTTCAAGGCGTTGTGCGCAGAAATCAAACAGCATCAACCAGATATTCTCCTGTTGCAAGAAGTCATGTCGACGTTTCAGCCAGACGAACCGTTCGTCTCGATCGCCGAGCATTTGGCGCAAGCAACCGGATACCCTTATATGATGATGGATCCTTACATGGATTCACCGGATGAGGGACTTGCCATTTTGACGAAACTGCCGTTTGAGCGGACGGATTCAAGCGCGGTTGCGACAAGAAACATTAACCACCACTGTGCGATTCGAATCCCTTTCACAATGGATGGTGTCCAATTTGCGGTAACGAATATTCATTTTAACTGGCGCGCCTCAGACATCCGTCTCGATCAACTACAATTCGTCAACGAATGGATCGCCTCGCAAACTGATGACGCGACGATCGAGTTCTTAGGTGGAGACTTTAATGATTGTCCGGGGTCGCCCCTTCATCACGCTGCGCTACGCGAGTGGGTCGACCTCGCTGACAGTTTTGCTACGCGAACCGGTCAAGTCGCAGCTGCGACGCTTAATCCCGTGACGAATCCACACTTGGCATCGAATGACGGCGTCACGACACCCGTTCGGTACGATTGGTTACTTTGTCAGCGTTCGCCTTCGCCGGTGACATTACAGCATGTGCAACTGATCGGAAACAAGCGACTGACACATCATCCGCTACCGAGTGACCATTATGGCGTTCTCGCTCATTTGACGCTTCACTAA
- a CDS encoding GNAT family N-acetyltransferase: MQTMHHSFDTQRYQIRPARLSDAEALAELRQALDAETEYFDRMPGEDVMSATDFANQLCDTSVLDRILVVERDGQLIAYARCRGFHLKRFSHKASFGLGVLQSDWGQGIGSQLMVRMIAWAKAQSLLKIQLEVVETNLGAIRLYQRHGFQEEGRLRHDRLLSDGCYYDTVLMGLHL, from the coding sequence ATGCAGACGATGCACCACTCGTTTGATACACAACGTTATCAGATTCGACCGGCTCGACTAAGTGACGCTGAAGCACTCGCTGAACTCCGTCAAGCACTCGACGCAGAAACGGAATACTTTGACCGGATGCCCGGTGAGGACGTGATGTCGGCGACGGATTTCGCGAACCAATTATGTGATACATCGGTGCTTGATCGTATCCTCGTCGTCGAGCGCGATGGACAACTGATCGCTTATGCTCGCTGTCGCGGATTTCACTTGAAACGCTTCTCGCACAAGGCATCGTTCGGACTCGGAGTACTTCAATCCGATTGGGGACAAGGCATTGGGAGTCAGCTCATGGTACGGATGATTGCTTGGGCGAAAGCGCAATCGCTCCTCAAGATTCAGCTTGAGGTCGTTGAAACGAATCTTGGTGCCATACGGCTCTATCAGCGACATGGATTTCAAGAAGAAGGACGACTTCGTCATGACCGGTTACTATCGGACGGCTGTTATTACGATACCGTCCTGATGGGCTTACACCTATGA
- a CDS encoding GNAT family N-acetyltransferase produces the protein MKIRLGTIEDGTFVREQLIAYNRQHVHEALYEQSGELCFTAYNETGDCIGGITASYGWQHIHVQFLWVSDTSRQAGVGTRLLQAIEGYAKEARCTKILLDTFDFQAPDFYRKHGYEEYGRLTDHPSNGQTQYFFVKRL, from the coding sequence TTGAAGATTCGCTTAGGAACAATAGAGGACGGGACGTTCGTCCGCGAGCAGTTGATCGCCTATAATCGGCAGCATGTCCATGAAGCCTTATATGAGCAATCCGGAGAACTTTGTTTTACAGCTTATAATGAGACGGGCGATTGCATCGGAGGCATTACCGCTTCTTACGGTTGGCAACATATTCATGTCCAGTTTCTTTGGGTGAGCGATACATCACGACAGGCAGGTGTCGGAACCCGCCTGCTGCAAGCAATCGAAGGATATGCGAAGGAAGCAAGGTGTACGAAAATTCTTTTGGACACGTTTGATTTTCAAGCACCAGACTTTTACCGCAAACATGGTTATGAAGAGTATGGACGCCTGACCGATCATCCATCGAATGGACAAACTCAATATTTCTTCGTCAAGCGACTTTAA
- a CDS encoding helix-turn-helix transcriptional regulator: MKLTNQVRLYRQQNKWTQEQFAERIGVTRQTVISLEKGSYTPSLLLAMQIARVFDRPIEELFQLEEESR, from the coding sequence ATGAAGCTGACGAATCAAGTCCGCCTCTATCGCCAACAGAACAAGTGGACGCAGGAGCAGTTCGCGGAACGAATCGGCGTGACACGCCAAACCGTCATCTCGCTTGAAAAAGGAAGCTATACGCCGTCGCTCTTACTTGCGATGCAGATTGCTCGTGTATTCGATCGACCCATCGAAGAACTATTTCAATTAGAGGAGGAATCCCGATGA